The window CTTTAGCTAAGATTGGCCATAAGATTATTGTTCCCCTCCACCCACGAACAAAAAAAGTTTTGGAAGAACTTGGGCATCTAAAGAAACTTGGAGCAAATATAGAAATAATTGAGCCGCTAGGTTATCTTGACTTTTTATGGTTGATGTCGAACTCAAAATTTGTGATGACTGATTCTGGAGGAATTCAAGAAGAGGCCTTAATGCTGGATATACCTTGCATTACCCTTAGGGAAAATACTGAAAGAATAGTTACTCTAAAAAATGGTGCAAATATCCTTGTCGGAACAGATACATTAAAATTAACTTCTGCGTTACAAGAAATCCCAAAAAGAAAGAAAATATATCCAAAACCTCCGCTATGGGACGATAAAGTTTCAAAAAGAATTGCCGATTCAATACTTGCTAATCCTGAACTTTTCGCCCTTTAAATTTATATACCCCTATACTATTTATAATTAAAAAGAGACGATGCTATGGAAGAAATAGAGTATAAAATTGCAATTGCCTCAATATTCACATTCTTTCTTATAATTGCAGCACTTACTCTTTTTCCTCTTGTAGATGCGCTAATTGTAACATTTGTACTAGTTTACCTTATGAGGCCAATTAACATTGTATTGATTAAATACATGAGCAAAACATATGCAGCAATACTTTCGGCCATAATAATCATAATACCTACTTTTTTACTTTTCTTTTATCTTGCAGCTGCAACTATCAATTATGTTATCAAAGAAAAAATTTTTGAGAAATTAATGATGATATTTAATGACCTGGATACCTATTCCAAGAATTTATTCATCTCATTTCTTAACTACTATGGCATAGAATATTCAAATGACCTTGACAAGATTGCAAATATATTAACTGCAAAATTACATGAACTAATATCTTATATCTCTGAAGAAATAATTGACCTTACAATTCATATACCTGAATTTGCAATGAAACTTTTGCTTGCATCAATACTTGCATTGTACCTATTAAAAGAAGGCGGAACTATTAAAAATACATTTGTTACTTTGTTACCCGAA is drawn from Methanofastidiosum sp. and contains these coding sequences:
- a CDS encoding AI-2E family transporter produces the protein MEEIEYKIAIASIFTFFLIIAALTLFPLVDALIVTFVLVYLMRPINIVLIKYMSKTYAAILSAIIIIIPTFLLFFYLAAATINYVIKEKIFEKLMMIFNDLDTYSKNLFISFLNYYGIEYSNDLDKIANILTAKLHELISYISEEIIDLTIHIPEFAMKLLLASILALYLLKEGGTIKNTFVTLLPENKKKTISSLLHGIDIVFESIILVNILKAIFTTIISYFIFLIFGIPYPLLLAIMSGFMDFAPILGPWMLFSGIAVVYIMKGQAMTGIYVFILGQVLVTIIPELYIKPKLAGKYAKIHPMIFLFGFFGGLLAFGAIGIFVGPIAIGIVMVFIKYYLLGKEIERKNSFVDKVLTQVDKMIKFEGTKNGKL